The following proteins are encoded in a genomic region of Cryptomeria japonica chromosome 11, Sugi_1.0, whole genome shotgun sequence:
- the LOC131071098 gene encoding putative pentatricopeptide repeat-containing protein At3g49142, whose amino-acid sequence MVAALLNGCYAHFQRCNYNYTMSMTFTANLNFSTLYRERLLIEVLQAPILLTTRNSSVHCFKYLQLSHTHITINPQIRSLISCRGFVFAKRTFFQNNLVNMYVKCGELVDARKVFDDMKERDGFSWNAILAAYRRHGFPHEALALFHQMQRTDVQPDQFAFASILPACAKIGALDQGLDIHRSIMERGIVPDLVVENALVDMYAKCGSIHRAREVFDKMPEKNVVSWNAMISGYAQNGVINEALRLFKEMPEPDVISWSAIVAGYAQNGFFEKALDAFKQMQLAGLKPNSTTFVSILSACSKWADLEQGMVIHQSIIKSGLLSSVQVANALIDMYAKCASLHKARELFDKMMHRDVVSWTAMIAGYAQNCVLDQALRLFKEMPRPDVVSWNAMVAGYAQNGFVEKALEAFTQMQLAGLKPNPTTFASILPACATMGGLELGYAQNGLVEKAVETFKQMQLAGVKPASTTFASILPACAKLGSLEHGMDIHRSVIESGFWSHVIIANALIDMYAKCGSIHKARELFDKFSQKDVISWNAMVAGYAQNGLCKDSLEVFELMKNSGTCPNHVSFACVLYACSHAGLVDEGCKYFIGMSDSYCIMPTIDHYVCMADLLGRAGYLEETLKFIIKMPIIPVVVVWACLLGACRSHNKIRLGVFTATLLFELDPKNAATYVLLSNIYADVGRWVEVHMVRKLMQDREVKKVPGCSWIEDHKMIHVFSVGDRSHPQTQEIYEELEKLSWRMKLAGYFPDSKHVLNDVEEEEKELFLCHHSEKLAIAFGLLNTPPGTTIRVVKNLRVCVECHTATKFISKILARQIVVRDGNRFHHFEQGQCSCGDYW is encoded by the exons ATGGTGGCGGCTCTGTTGAATGGTTGTTATGCTCATTTCCAGCGCTGTAACTATAATTATACAATGTCAATGACATTCACTGCCAATCTCAATTTCTCAACGTTATATAGAGAGCGTTTGTTGATAGAGGTGCTACAGGCACCCATTCTGCTTACTACACGCAACTCCTCCGTACACTGTTTTAAATATCTTCAATTATCGCACACCCACATTACCATCAATCCACAAATCCGCTCTCTAATCAGCTGCAGGGGATTTGTATTTGCTAAACGCACGTTTTTCCAGAATAACCTTGTCAACATGTATGTGAAGTGCGGGGAATTGGTGGATGCTCGTAAAGTTTTTGACGATATGAAAGAACGAGACGGATTCTCATGGAATGCCATCCTTGCAGCTTACCGAAGACATGGGTTTCCTCACGAGGCATTGGCACTGTTTCATCAAATGCAGAGAACAGATGTCCAACCTGATCAGTTCGCCTTTGCAAgcatactcccagcctgtgccaaaataggagctttggatcAGGGTCTGGATATCCATCGAAGCATAATGGAAAGGGGGATTGTGCCCGATTTAGTAGTTGAGAATgcactggtagacatgtatgcaaaatgtgggagcATACACAGGGCACGCGAGGTGTTTGATAAAATGCCTGAgaaaaatgtggtctcatggaatgcgatgatttcaggatatgcacaaaatggtgtTATTAACGAGGCTTTAAGGCTTTTCAAAGAAATGCCTGAACCTGACGTTATCTCTTGGAGTGCCATAGTTGCAGGTTATGCACAAAATGGGTTCTTTGAAAAGGCCTTGGAtgcttttaagcaaatgcaattggcaggtttaAAGCCGAACTCTACAACCTTTGTCAGCATCCTCTCAGCATGTTCCAAATGGGCAGATTTAGAACAGGGTATGGTAattcatcaaagcataatcaaAAGTGGATTGTTATCTAGTGTCCAAGTTGcaaatgctctgatagacatgtaCGCAAAATGTGCGAGCCTAcataaggcacgtgaactgtttgacaaaatgatgcACAGAGATGTGGTCTCCTGGACTGCAatgatcgcaggatatgcacaaaattgtGTTCTTGACCAGGCCTTAAGACTTTTTAAAGAAATGCCTCGACCAGATGTCGTCTCGTGGAACGCCAtggttgcaggatatgcacaaaatggatttgttgaaaaggctttggaGGCATTCacacaaatgcaattggcaggtctCAAGCCAAACCCCACAacatttgccagcatcctcccagcCTGTGCCACAATGGGAGGTTTAGAACTAG gatatgcacaaaatgggttgGTTGAAAAGGCCGTggaaacttttaagcaaatgcaattggcaggtgtaaagccagcatccacaacctttgccagcatccttccAGCATGTGCAAAACTCGGATCTTTAGAACACGGTATGGACATCCATCGAAGTGTAATTGAAAGCGGATTTTGGTCACATGTCATTATTGCAaatgccctaatagacatgtatgcaaaatgtgggagTATtcacaaggcacgtgaactgtttgacaaatttTCTCAAAAAGATGTCATCTCGTGGAATGCCATGGTTgcgggatatgcacaaaatggccTGTGCaaagattctcttgaagtctttGAACTGATGAAAAATTCTGGAACATGCCCTAATCATGTAAGCTTTGCTTGCGTATTATATGCATGCAGCCATGCAGGTCTAGTGGATGAGGGTTGTAAATACTTCATTGGCATGAGTGATTCTTATTGCATTATGCCTACAATTGATCATTATGTGTGCATGGCCGACCTTCTTGGCCGTGCTGGTTATcttgaggaaactctaaaatttatcATAAAAATGCCGATTATACCTGTGGTGGTTGTGTGGGCATGTTTGCTAGGTGCCTGTAGATCACATAATAAAATAAGGTTAGGGGTATTTACAGCCACTCTTCTTTTTGAGCTGGATCCTAAAAATGCTGCAACATATGTTCTTCTTTCAAACATTTATGCAGATGTGGGCAGGTGGGTTGAGGTTCATATGGTAAGGAAATTGATGCAAGATAGAGAAGTTAAAAAGGTAcctggatgtagttggattgaagaTCATAAAATGATTCACGTTTTTTCTGTAGGAGATAGATCACACCCACAGACACAGGAGATATATGAAGAGTTGGAGAAATTATCCTGGAGGATGAAGTTGGCAGGGTATTTTCCAGATTCAAAACATGTACTTAATGATGTGGAGGAGGAGGAAAAAGAGTTATTCCTTTGCCACCACAGTGAGAAGTTGGCAATTGCATTTGGATTGTTAAACACACCACCTGGAACAACTATTAGAGTTGTCAAGAACCTTCGAGTATGTGTTGAGTGCCACACTGCAACCAAATTTATCTCCAAGATTCTAGCAAGACAAATTGTTGTGAGGGATGGGAACCGGTTCCATCATTTCGAACAAGGACAATGTTCTTGCGGAGATTATTGGTGA